Part of the Sebastes umbrosus isolate fSebUmb1 chromosome 3, fSebUmb1.pri, whole genome shotgun sequence genome is shown below.
atgggaattttcaaaggggtcccttgacctctgacctcaagatatctgaagtGTCATTTTCGCTCATGTATTTGAACAATTCTGCATACTGGGGCCTAAATAGTCTTGGAatcacataaattgggtatgactgtaaagctgagactcttgtggattaaatgagcccaactgtattcatgtgtgatgatgttagtctccatagtagccatttccttgtagtgagatcatttttttaaacttaaccTCAACCCTTAACCCtgtgctgggcgctgatgttgcaatagaACGATCAATTGGcattcacttcttagcaatatacgttctttggtacaatagttgtattttgtttttaactaaGCAACCAACCGCAGAACGGTGATGTGATATGGGTTTTCAGGCGTGTTTGTGTGGACAGAGATCATTTCTAAAACGGTGCTAAAAGGCTTGTTtgtccttaatctctgatgatgtatcatggtcattttatgattccctacagtaaatatattacagatAAGGAAACCAGATTGATTGGTGTTCACCATACAGGCTTCTGATAGTTTGTGGGCTGTCTGTCCCCAAGCAGACTGGAGATGGCGCTGTTGACCGCAGTAGGACAACAGATGCAGGCAGATTGTCTGATCTGTAAATGGTAAGTGCATGTGACGGCATGCTAGACCATATTCAAATAAAATAGGACAtttggatgattttttttttagatgtatgAGTTTTATATGTCAGAGGTGTAAGCCAGCGTCTCAGAATCAGATCTTGGCAGCTTCTCATTCagtctgtagttgtgttacacTCATAAAACCAGATGGCTCGGTGGCTGTTTACTCAACTGATCTGTCAAGATGCTGACTTCACTCACAAAGGTGTGAAAAGGAGGAAAACCTAAGGACACAGCTGCCAACTGTAATGACATATAACATTATGTGCTGCTGTTGAAATGTAACCACAAGTATCAATATTTAGGTGTTAAAATGCCATCATGTGAGAGCTTTCCTTTAACATGATTAATACACTACAggagtattttatttatttacttttttcttttcctatcCTATTTATCAATTTTCTATTTCCTTTATCTCTCGACTTACTTTTTTCTGTTACTATTAAGGTGTATTAAAGATATTTTCTCTGTATTGCCTataatttaactttatttattcataatttaGAATATATTTTCTGTGGTCAGCTGTGgttgcttgtgtgtttgttttttaggtgAGTCGATGGATGTGTTTGGAGTGTTGCTGGACAAAACAGTCTTTTCACCGTACAGTTACTGTTTAATTCATTATTGATAACCAATAAAAATACCCTTGAAAGAATACACTACAGGAGTAAATTGGTGACTTGTATTGAGTCAGCTGATTCTAAAGACATTAATTCAGTCAAGTGTCTGCAATGTAAAATCAGATTGAGGTAAGCCTAAAAGACACCGTATTCTGTCCATATTTTGTCCACTTGGTTGCACAAAAGCAGTTTAAAATTGAAACAGAAAAAGTGCTTTTGTCTGAATATTTCAAATTTTGTACtccagtttttttgttttgtttttaaatcacatgATGGTTTAGTCCAAATgctattaaatatgtatatatgttagggctgtcaaagttaacgcgacaacgcattaacgcaattcgATCCTTCGGAGGTTgcaccgggctcagttttaaaaggtagagtgaagatactgaggttttctggataatatttgtcaatgttttgtgtcgttaattgatttcctgtaataaatatatacatatatttgaataaagcaagtatatttgcccactcctatgttgtgacaaatctccctttaaggtacattttgaacagataaaaactgtgattaatttccaattaactatggacaatcacgcgatCAATCGCGATCAaacatttgaatcgattgacagccctagtatatgtACATTATGTTGCATGTATGAAGCATTACTTGCACACTGTTGGACTTGTCCACATCCATTGTCAACTAACAAGGATTGTTCTTTCTTCTCTTATgaatcttcttcctcttcatcatcacccTCCTCTGAATCAGGGACCCAAAGTCCAGAGTCAATACACCTCCTGAGGTGGTATTTTCCttcctgcagagagaaacacgGTGAGTTCAAGACACAATGAATAAAATGAACAAACAGATGAAAGATACCTTCTGGACTTCTTTAGGTTACGTTTAGTGACTTTAGGGCGAGGCTCAATTACAAACACACTCACCTCAAGGTccagtttgtttatagcttCGTGCAGCATCTCAATGTTCTTCTCATCGTAGCTCTTCTGTATTTCCtacaatacaaaacacaaaacagtctAACATGGTCCAATAAACAGACTACTGAAATGACCACTGCCGATTGATGTCTCAGCACTGAAATTGAGTGAGTTTAGTGGGAAAATGCTTTCATAGTCACATTTGAAATTCACTTTTACACAAACCCTGCATCCATAACTTCAAATTCATGTTGCACTACTCACTTTTTCCCCCAAATTTAATGATTTTGAATCCTTTATTACAATCTTAATGTCGCtaaggaaaagatgaaaaatggcGTGTAATCTCAGGAAAGTATATAATGCTGTTTACCTTGCACACAAAGAGCTCATGCCTGACTGGTGGAGTCCATTCTGCTGAGCTGTGTATTGACGTCCCTGATTATCCAAATGGCAACACGGTTCATATCAATAGACCTTGCAAACACTGACTTCAAAGTCTACAAACAACGGTTTTGaaatctgtggaaaaaaacgtAGTCTCTCGCACCGACTACCCGACCGTCAAAGTAAAAAGATCTTTTTAAATAGCTAAAGTCAGGAGCCATTAACAGGACGTGAACTTTATGTGGAGGAAAACCAAATTATCTCAAAacagaatataaaagaaaaagaaagaaaacgtaGAAAGCAGGGAAGTAGTTTGGCACGAATCTCAATATCTTAGTATAAACAACATACAGTACCTTTACACCATGCACACAATTAAACAATACTGTAAACAAAGTCAACATTATAAGTTTACtcgtgaattaaaaaaatgaactacACAATAACTTGTAGCCATGTGGCTAATGCTAGCTTGTTATGGATGAACTGATTTGCAGTATTGACTTTTCTGGCTTGTAGCTTCAGCTGCTAAAGCAAAACAAGGTGGTCATTGATGCGGAGTGTAAACTGGATGAAATGGGAGACGCTCTAACAGGCCTGATGTTTTCCCTCTCAGCCTCGAGGGATGTAGAGCAGGCCAAACAACCACTTTTTTAGTTGCAGTGTAAGGTTATATCAAATATCGCTGACGTAAATTCATATTGAATATCCTAGTTTACAGTGAGGCTGGAAACCTGCAATTTCTAAACTTTGTCGGATCTTACAACCAGGATTTATTGATCGggttatttaaaaacaaagataCATGAATGACAACACCATATATTGTGATCTGCTGTACTGAAAGTAAGTAAATTATCACAGAGACAGCTTAAGTGGGCAGAAAAGTTGACTCCTAATCTGCCAAAGATAAAGCTGAATTATATCTGCAGTGGTTGTGAATacggtttaaagggactgtatgtaagtttttacatgtataaacatgttttaatctttttctattgccaatgtgtgaacaggttgtaaccaaacctaaaaaatgagaccttatGTGaatttctgggtttcctctatcagcatgtagactgcttttaatgtgaagaacctgGGCCggtttttccgggaaaatccaacggatgtgacgtcatgcgcgctcacgAGTGCCTTCAGGGCTTACAgtaacgaccagcccccaccacaactcagactcaaACACAAACTCCACCAGTTTGTTGCCTTCCATTAATAGTTAGTTATTccacatgtaaacaaacaacgTCGACTGACCACTGTGGCAAATTTCTCCCTAAAGAAATACTCACAACTTTGCGTATTCTTGCAGGTGTGTGAGAATGGTTTACCTTTGGTAGTGTTTCATAGACCTCTACAGGGTCTAAACCACCTGGGCCCAGTCTCTtctgcttctcttcttcctctagCTCCTTCATGGTGCCCTCCATACGAATCTGCGCACAGCTGCGGATCCGCTCCTTCAGCAGCTCCAGCTCATGGTCGAACGCGTCTTGGTATGGCTTGTCTGCAGTCTGACATGGACAcgaaaacacatacagtaaatggacAAATTCCCACAAACAgcaggggtgtaagaaaatatcgatacacacgcgtatcgcgatattatgatgtgtgatactgtatcgattctctaAAACACTGTATCTTATTAACCCCTTAAAAATCCGACAGTCCACTATTGGGCCAGTCCACTATTtcatctttcggaggttgtagtgggctcagttttaaagagtgaTGGTAGGTACTGACCatgatcatatgaaactacaaaacctaaagaaaccatcggtaccaacgatgtcatactagcttgtcaggaaggagtttaaatgacgctccaaagttgggctagattttggtgaggaaaaatttgcatggccattttcagacgggtcccttgacctctgacctcaagatatgtgaatgaaaatgggttctatgggtacccacgagtctcccctttacagacatgcccactttatgataatcacatgctgtttaaGGCAAAACATTTCGTTTGCATGCAAtaaacatttgttgttttttgcttattttaaaattcctggtgtgttctttatactataacagttttcctaaaataaaatttaaagaAAATCTCAATCATCATCATGAATTATTACCCCAGTATCATtatacatatcgtatcgccagattcttgccaatacgtCAACAATAATAACTTTCCCTGTGGAAAGTGACGACACAGACAAAGATGTTTTGTTAACTACAGACCTTGATCTTTGAAAAGAATTGTCTGAAGCAGCCTCTTGCGTCGACCTTAAGCGTCCGAGCCAAATCCAAGATGAACTGCATGACGATGGCCTGGTGAGCCACCTGCTCCATCAGCGCGTGTTTCTACAAGTACAGAGAGAATATACAAGGCTTTACCTGGCTGAATcgttttgggcttttttttacCCAGAGGATGAATGCACACTTTTATCACAAGAACTCACCTCATCTATCTCAAAGTCAATACAGATGACAACAAGGCAATTAGCCGTCTCTTCGCACACCAGATGTGGGTTGTCTGATAGATATTTCTGACTGTCGTCCCAGCGCCGCATCAAACCTggtgcacacaaatacacatccaGCATAATGCTACATTCAAACTGAGCTCCAATGGTTGTGTTGTCGACACAGGAAGTAAAATATTTTCTGCATTGCTTGGTGACTAACAATAAAAATGGATGGACCTTTTTCAGAAATGACATTATACTAAATCACTAAAGTACCCCTTTAAAAACATCATCTTAAGTcacaaattattaatttgtagCTATCAGACTTCCAAAGTCATAAATATCCCATCATACACTGTAGTAAACAGGACCCCCACTAGAGGGCATCATACaccacaaaaataaacatgtttaaccACTTGAACCCTGAAGTTCCCaccaatttatatatatttgggtcattcctgttatgcagcaacatttctgtCCCCATGAATTACttcctcatattttctttaaaatgtgtcaaatattcataacaaatgGCTTAAATTATAGATTAATGTCTCTAATTACTCACAGAGCTATGGCTAATTTAGCTCTATCTTTTCCACCCTGTTAGGTCTATATACCAATATAAACCAGTCTACCCATAAGGATTATTATTTGAGTGACTGAGATTAGAAAAGacgaaaaaaaacatttttttttttcaaaagtcatGAGGCTGAAATGTCGCGGCATAACGGGAACGACCCATTTATCCTTGTGTCCAAAACTGTTCGGTGTTGACTATTGTGTTTCCCATATgctctacagtatatatggtGACTtaagtatcccacaatgcaacataaAAAGCAGTATATAATCTATGCACACTAACCAAGAGCTAACTACCactataaattaaatacaaagaaTAGAAAAAAGGGAATTTGAATGATTGGAACAGCCCAAGTAGTGACcaaattatttttctgattttgcCCTAATCGGCATACAATTCAGTATATACTGAGAGGGAAACACACAACCCATATGTTTGGTGTATTTGAAAATCTTGGGACCAGAGGatcaaataaagtgttttaaacAGCAACATGAAAGAACACATTTGAAAGAAAGGGACAATGTGTGGGAGCAAGAAGGCAAAGACAACAAACACTCAGTCACATCACACATCAATACAAAAAGCATACCAAAGTGTTTGATTTCCTTTGCATACTTCTCCACAAACGTCTTGTGCTTCTCCACCTTTTCCTCCTCCGTTTCCTCCTTTGTCACCGGTTTGATGTTGAGTATACTctagaaaacaagataaagcaAACTGATAAATCCAGGATACAGACAAGACACACTAAATCTTGTGGCCCTGCTGACGCCATGCCTTACCTTGCTGAAACCTTCTTTGCTGATAGTGTCAACATCCCAGGgctgtttcttttcttctcgCCTGTGTTGTTCGATCATTTTCTCAAACGACTTTTCATCCTTCTTAAGTTTTCTCACCTCGGCCTGGACTTTCTTCAGCTGGGCCTCTctgtcctcatcctcctctccctctttccttccttcttccaGCTCCTTAAGTCGTCCCTGGGCTTCCTCTAGTAGCCTCTTGCATTCTAATACGTTATTCTCCAGATCTTCCCCTTTCTGCTGAAACTCGGCCATCCTCTCCACCCGGGCCTGATTTGGCAGGCCAGAGAAGATGAGAGTAAATGAAGAAGAAACAGAAGACACAGATGGTGGGAGTTGAGGAGAGGATGAATCACTCAATCAaccaacatttatttgtatagccctttacaataaccaaaaggtacccaaCGTTCTTTACATTGACATCAAGAaataacaagaataaaaaattaacatatcataaaatcataaaaaggtacataaaaagcacagggaaaatgtcacagcgctactaggtattaaaaaccaatctaaataaaaaagtcttgagcttagatttaaaaagtactaggtCATGGATGAAAGGGATCAGGTGAGGAGAAGAGGCTCAAAAGTGAAATTACAAGAAAACTAGAACAACCAttcaaaactagggctgtcaaagttaacaagttATCATtggcgttaaagcaaattcattttaatgccactgattttgttaacgcattaacaaaaTTTATGATATGTAGGGtgcagtgggctcagttttaaagctagaatgaaatatactggcatcatatgaagctagaaaacctaaggaatacattgtTATCAACcacatcatactagcttgtcataaaGGTGGCTAAATtaagctccaaacttgcactaaattttagcgaggaaaaactggcatgacttttttcagaggggtcccttgacctctgacctcaagatatacgactgaaaatgggttctatgggtacacgactgacacactcacacactgacagctgttgttgcctgttgggcttgagtttgccatgttataatttgagcatatttttttatactaaatgcagtacctgtgagggtttcttgacaatatttgtcattgttttgtgttgtcaattgattatacatttattttacatttattttgtatacatacatttgcataaggcaagcatatttgcccactcccatgttgataagcgtattaaatacttgaaaaatctccctttaaaaaggtAGATTTTGAGCTGATaagaatgtgtgattaattgcgattaaatattctaatcgattgacagccctaacatatGTGTgcatgacagaaagaaaaactaGTCTGCACATGACAGAACTAATTATCAAGGAGCTacatcttttatttaaaaacactaATGAATCAGTACCTGATGTGGGAGAAGTATCTCAAATATCTTGGGAAACATTAGTTGGAACTATTATGTCTGTTGCTGGGCAATGAAATACATTTAAGGGCATAAATCAGAATGACTTGTTCAGCCTCATTTTGTTATCATAactaaaatacacacacatggccAAATTTGGCTCCAGTGTACCAGCCCATAACATTTCAAACATATCAGCCAGtggtaatcatttatttttccgACATCTCTGCAAGCTCTGATTCTCTACAGATATCAGATTTAAGAAATACTGGAATGAAAATAGACAAGGAGGATGCTGGAGACTACAAGTCACGTTCACTTAACTACTGTAGTCATGTGACAGCTCAACACCAGCTAAGCTCATTATTTACACAGAACCACCAGAGCCATACAAACTGAGCTTGACCAATGCAGTTTGCAGCCATACTGTTACTAGTTCCATAATTAGCTTATTTAATTTCAAGTAATTTGTGATTTTACACTTCACAATTTGATTCGTCTATCTAAGGCTGTTGGGTTAAGGCCctttctctccttttcctttttctgtaaATCC
Proteins encoded:
- the cdc37 gene encoding hsp90 co-chaperone Cdc37 isoform X2 is translated as MAEFQQKGEDLENNVLECKRLLEEAQGRLKELEEGRKEGEEDEDREAQLKKVQAEVRKLKKDEKSFEKMIEQHRREEKKQPWDVDTISKEGFSKSILNIKPVTKEETEEEKVEKHKTFVEKYAKEIKHFGLMRRWDDSQKYLSDNPHLVCEETANCLVVICIDFEIDEKHALMEQVAHQAIVMQFILDLARTLKVDARGCFRQFFSKIKTADKPYQDAFDHELELLKERIRSCAQIRMEGTMKELEEEEKQKRLGPGGLDPVEVYETLPKEIQKSYDEKNIEMLHEAINKLDLEEGKYHLRRCIDSGLWVPDSEEGDDEEEEDS
- the cdc37 gene encoding hsp90 co-chaperone Cdc37 isoform X1; the protein is MSTGAGIDYSRWDHIYVSDDEDASSPYVDTQSLFRMRHRARVERMAEFQQKGEDLENNVLECKRLLEEAQGRLKELEEGRKEGEEDEDREAQLKKVQAEVRKLKKDEKSFEKMIEQHRREEKKQPWDVDTISKEGFSKSILNIKPVTKEETEEEKVEKHKTFVEKYAKEIKHFGLMRRWDDSQKYLSDNPHLVCEETANCLVVICIDFEIDEKHALMEQVAHQAIVMQFILDLARTLKVDARGCFRQFFSKIKTADKPYQDAFDHELELLKERIRSCAQIRMEGTMKELEEEEKQKRLGPGGLDPVEVYETLPKEIQKSYDEKNIEMLHEAINKLDLEEGKYHLRRCIDSGLWVPDSEEGDDEEEEDS